CCGGGCCTGTTGGAGGCGCTGGACCGGCTGGTCGAGCCCGACACCCGCGGCGACCCCACCTCGCCGCTGCGTGGACCTGCAAGCCCACCCGCAAGCTCGCCGACGCGTTGTGCGCGCAAGGCTTCCAGGTCAGCGACGACACCGTCGGGCGGCTGCTGCGCGAGCAGGGCTACCGGTTGCAGCGCACCCGCAAGACCTTGGAGGGCGCGGGAGCACCCCGACCGGGACGCGCAGTTCCGCTACGTGAACGAGCAGGCCCGCGAGCACCTGGCCGCCGGCCAGCCGGTCGTCAGCGTCGACACCAAGAAAAAGGAACTGGTCGGGCTGTTCCACAACCCCGGCCGGGAGTGGCAGCCGTCGGGGGAGCCGGTCGGGGTCAACGTGCACGACTTCCCCAGTGACGCGCTCGGCAAGGCGATCCCCTACCGGGTCTACGACCTGGGCGCCAACGCCGGCTGGGTCAGCGTCGGGGTCGACCACGACACCGCCGCGTTCGCCGTGGCCACGCCTGGCCGCTGGTGGGAGCAGGCCGGCCGGGTGCTGTACCCCCAGGCGGACCGGCTGCTGGTCTGCGCCGACGCTGGTGGCAGCAACGGCGACCGGGTGCGGCTGTGGAAGACCGAGCTGGCAAGGTTTGCGGCCGAGACCGGCCTTGCGGTGACGGTGTGCCACGTCCCACCCGGCACCTCGAAATGGAACAAGTCTGCATGACCTGTGGCCACCCGGGAGTGATGAAATGCTTCGTGTGGCTCGTCGGGCGTGGTCGCCGTCTCGATACTGGAGCACCTGAGCCCGCAACAAGTCTGGTGCAGGGTCCGCGGGACCTGGGATTGTCGCTGCGAGCACGAACCCCAGATTCGGTTTCCTAACCAGGTCCCTCCCCGGCGGGTCGTTGTTGGCCCGACGAAGGGAGGAGCCGTGGAACAAGTCCACGATCGGGTCGTAGGGTTGGACGTACATCGCGACGTCGTCGCGGCGTGCGTACGGGTGGCGGGGCCGCGGGGAGGGGTGGCCACCGAGAAGGAACGGTTCCAGACCACAACGGCGGCGCTGGAGAGGCTCGGCGGCTGGTTGGCCGACCGTCGGGTTTCGCTGGTCGCGATGGAGGCGACGGGCGTGTACTGGAAGCCGGTCTACTACGCGCTGGAGTCGCGCTTCGAGGTGTGGCTGTGCAACGCCCATCACGTCAAGAACGTGCCTGGCCGCAAGACCGACATGTCCGACGCGGAGTGGCTGGCCGATGTGGCTGCCCATGGCATGATCCGGCCCAGCTTCGTGCCACCGCCACCGATCCGTGAGCTGCGGGAGTTGACCCGCTACCGCAAGACGCAGACTGACGCCCGGGCTGCGGAGATCCAGCGTCTGGAGAAGGTGCTCCAAGATGCCGGGGTGAAACTGACCTCGGTGGCCTCCAAGGTGCTGACGCAGTCCGGCCGGCTGATGGTCGAGGCGCTCATCGACGGCCAGCGAGATCCGGCGGCGTTAGCCAACCTGGCCAAAGGCAAGCTGCGGCCGAAGATCCCCGAACTGACCGAGGCGCTCGCCGGGCACTTCGGCGCGCACCACGCTGTCGCCGCCCGCCGCATCCTCGACCACGTCGACTTCCTCGACGCCACCATCGCGGCGCTGACCGAACAGATCGACGCGCGCACCGAGCCCTTCCAGGCGGCCAAACAGTTGCTGTCGTCCGTTCCGGGATTCGACCGGCTGGTCATCGACACCGTGATCGCCGAAACAGGCGCTGACATGAGCAGGTTCCCCAGTCCTGGGCACCTGGCGAAGTGGGCCGGCGTCTGCCCCGGCAATCACGAGTCGGCGGGCAAGCGTCGCCGAGTTGGGATCACCCCAGGCAACAGCTGGCTGCGGCGCGCCCTTATCGAAGCGGCCCGGGCCGCAGCCAGGACGCGGGGGAGCTACTTCGGCGCACAGTACCGCCAGATCGCCAAGCGGCGCGGCCCCAACAAGGCCGCTGTCGCCGTAGCGCACAGCCTGAGCGATCTCATCTGGCACCA
This window of the Actinomycetes bacterium genome carries:
- a CDS encoding IS110 family transposase — protein: MEQVHDRVVGLDVHRDVVAACVRVAGPRGGVATEKERFQTTTAALERLGGWLADRRVSLVAMEATGVYWKPVYYALESRFEVWLCNAHHVKNVPGRKTDMSDAEWLADVAAHGMIRPSFVPPPPIRELRELTRYRKTQTDARAAEIQRLEKVLQDAGVKLTSVASKVLTQSGRLMVEALIDGQRDPAALANLAKGKLRPKIPELTEALAGHFGAHHAVAARRILDHVDFLDATIAALTEQIDARTEPFQAAKQLLSSVPGFDRLVIDTVIAETGADMSRFPSPGHLAKWAGVCPGNHESAGKRRRVGITPGNSWLRRALIEAARAAARTRGSYFGAQYRQIAKRRGPNKAAVAVAHSLSDLIWHQLTTGECFHDLGDDYFQRRRDPERETRRLVAQLQQLGFHVALTPSRDPAA